One region of Solanum pennellii chromosome 6, SPENNV200 genomic DNA includes:
- the LOC107022465 gene encoding uncharacterized protein LOC107022465: MSNLSKLEFVALDISGKNYLSWVLDAEIHLAAKGLDATITQGNEASSQDKAKAMIFLRHHLDEGLKIEYLTVKDPLELWTDLKGRYDHLKATVLPRARYEWMHLRFQDFKTVIEYNSAVFRITSQLKLCGETIKDEDMLEKTLTTFHASNVILQQQYREKGFQKYSELISCLLVAEQHNALLMKNHEARPTGAAPLPEANVVEARDQSEVKRDDHRGYNNARGRGKDKRRYTNRQGGGHNKRENNMSSQNNPSKSNCRRCGMKGHWKNECRTHEHFVRLYQNSFKKKGNKSGASSSNARAESHMTLKDDDKPGTSQKYDKDIEANLALKDDVFDGLGDITHMEVDDFFGDRN; encoded by the coding sequence atgtCGAATTTATCCAAACTTGAGTTTGTGGCATTAGATATTTCTGGAAAGAATTATCTTTCATGGGTACTCGATGCTGAGATTCACTTGGCTGCTAAAGGTCTTGATGCCACTATTACTCAGGGAAATGAAGCATCGAGTCAAGATAAGGCGAAGGCTATGATTTTCCTTCGTCATCATCTTGATGAGGGCCTGAAGATTGAATATCTGACGGTAAAAGATCCACTTGAGTTGTGGACTGATTTAAAGGGGAGATATGACCACCTAAAGGCAACAGTGTTGCCAAGAGCTCGTTATGAGTGGATGCATTTACGGTTTCAAGATTTTAAGACCGTAATTGAATACAACTCTGCTGTATTCAGGATAACCTCCCAGTTAAAATTATGTGGGGAGACTATAAAAGATGAGGACATGTTGGAAAAGACACTTACTACTTTCCATGCCTCAAATGTGATATTGCAGCAGCAATATCGTGAAAAGGGTTTTCAGAAATATTCTGAACTAATCTCATGTCTTTTGGTGGCTGAGCAACATAATgctcttttaatgaaaaatcatgaagctCGTCCCACTGGAGCTGCTCCATTACCGGAGGCAAATGTGGTGGAAGCACGTGATCAATCTGAAGTAAAAAGAGATGATCATCGGGGCTATAATAATGCACGGGGACGTGGCAAAGATAAAAGACGATACACTAATCGTCAAGGTGGTGGTCATAATAAAAGGGAGAACAACATGAGTTCTCAAAATAACCCCTCAAAAAGTAATTGTCGTCGTTGTGGCATGAAAGGCCATTGGAAGAATGAATGTCGCACACATGAGCATTTTGTAAGGCTCTATCAAAATTCCtttaaaaagaaaggaaataaaagtggtGCTTCCTCTTCCAATGCTCGAGCTGAGTCACATATGACTCTTAAAGATGATGATAAGCCGGGAACATCTCAGAAATATGATAAGGATATTGAAGCAAATTTGGCTTTAAAGGATGATGTTTTTGATGGCCTTGGTGACATTACTCATATGGAAGTTGATGACTTCTTTGGAGATCGAAACTGA